A window of Natrinema sp. HArc-T2 genomic DNA:
CTGAAGTTAGCTAGCGATGTACGGCAACACTACGACAGGTCTATGCTAGGATCATACCGCTCACGCCAACTTGCACGAATTGGCTTACTGGCTCTCATCGCACTCTTTACGGGGACTCGTGTGAGTAGCTACGAGACAAGTCCGTGGGGATGGGTCGCAGTTTTTGCTGTCGTGACCGCTCTCATTTTTGGTCCGATCACATGGCTTATTCGTGATCGTGTTTCCAAAGAACAGCGCGAACGTCTCAGCTACGTTGTGACTGGTCTCGTTCTCCTCTGTGTCCCACTCGTCATTGGACTTGGATTCGTTGTTGAGGGACTCCTCTTTTTCATCGACGTCGGTATACTTGGCAGTGTTCTCGGCCTTGCAGTCACGTTTCTCGTCGAGCGGACAGTTGTCCCCGAACGGTTTGGGGGCACCGCCCAGTAACCTGTCTCAAAGCTACGTTAGTATGAATTGGATAAGACGACCAGTCCAGCGTAGGAGGCCGTCCCACCGGTCGCGAACGACTCGACACTTGCCGCCAGCAGGATCGCTAGTGCTGACGTGGGTCCGAATACCACTTGCCGCGATGTGCCGACGAAAACGCACACAGCGGTTGCCAGCAGCCCGGCATACAATCCGGTCACCGGCGGCATGTTCGCCGGCGATACGGACGTCAGTCCTTCGGAGATTACCGACGCCGTGACCATGATCCCGGCGAGTACGTCACGTCGAGGCCACGGGGAGTCATAGTTTGGTAACCACTCGGTGATGGGAACCATCGAGTCGAGTGCCGACTCGAGACGGTCGCCGAGCGGATCAGCCATTGTGATGAATTCAGGTCGGCTCCTATTCACCAGCAACCGCCACACGAGAGACGACACGGGCGGTTTGCGATGGCATTGCAAGTGTCGACTTTACTACCGGCACCCGTGTGGATGGTGATATGACTGACAATGACGCACGGTCACAGCCGCGAATCGCGCCCGGTGTTCACAGACGCAAACTTCTGGCCCTTGGCGCAGCCACGGCACTCGGAACCGGACTTGGGACGACCGCGACTGCACAATCGGCTTCGACCGCTGAAGACGACTCGAGTGCGTCGAACGGACTGTTTCTGAGTGCGCTGACCGGCGACCAGCAGCCCGAGCCGGTCGAGACGACCGCGACTGGCGGTGCGGTGGTCAGCCTGAGCGAGGACGGGAGCGAACTCGAGTACGCGTTGCTGGTCAACGCCATCGAAGACGCCAATCAAGCACACATTCACCTCGGAGCAGAAGGCGAATCGGGTCCCGCCGTCGTGTGGCTCTATCCCGGTCCTGACGCCAGCCAACCCGAACTGCAGGAGGGGCGGTCCGATGGTATCCTTGCGACTGGGACGATCACCGACGAGCACCTCATCGGTGACCTCGAAGGGGAGAGCCTCGGGGCACTCGTCGATGAAATTCGAAACGGAAACGCATACGTGAACGTCCACACCGAGACTCACCCTGATGGCGAGATCAGGGGCCAACTCGTCCGGGCTGAGGACGTCGCCGCCACACTGCAGAACGCGGGATCGAACGGAAACGATGTGGTCGAACCGACCGACGTGCCATCGGATGCGAACTGCGCGGTCTGTAATATGGTTCCTGCGGAGTATCCCGAGTGGAACGCGCAACTCGTCCACGACGATAGCACGCGGGCGTACTTTTGCACGCCCGGGTGTCTGACCACGTATTACGTCGTACCCGAGCAGTTCGGTGCCCCCGACGCATCGATAACAGGGGCGTGGGTGCACGATTTCGAAACCCGTGACCTGATCGACGCGTTCCAGGCGAGCTTTGCGCTTGAGACGGACCCAGACCGCGTTGCGGACCCGATGCGGCTGAATCCGCTGCCGTTCGTAGACGAGTCGGACGCGACGGCGTACGTCAAGCAGTACGACGATCTCGACGACGGTGATGTCGTCTCGATCGACAAGTTTGATCAGGACACCGCCGAGCTATATCGAGGGCAGTTACTCGAGAGAAACGAGCCTTCCTGAAGGATGATGCGCTTTGGGCTATTTCGGCAACCCAGAACCGAAAATATTCCACTATAGTAACGGATTGAATCCAAGCTGCGAAATTCGGTAACCACGTATGCGTATCGATCGTGAGGTTATACTATTACTGATAGGGATCAGCGTGGATATTCGGAGATTCTCACGAACAAAACAGCCTACTGGAAAACCCGCACGACGAGAGAAACTATGAACTAGTCTGCTGATCCCTATGAGTGAAGTGGAAGAATTAGTGTCACGAACAATTAGATCGTTCGATGGAACTCCTCCAAAATTTCCACATACTTCCTGACAGAAGCCATTAAATAATATCCCGTGGTAGTTAGATTGGTGCTTGGTAACAATGGGCGGGTTATGAAGCACTGTCCGCGGAGGAACAGGAGAGACCCATGGCCGACGCACACAAACTCGATTGTGAATCGGTATCTGACACGTGCCGGTTTATTATTCAATCGGAAGACGAAGAAGAGGCAGTAGAACTGGCTCAGAAGCACATGAAGGAGATTCACGGACAAGAGTTCACAGACGA
This region includes:
- a CDS encoding SulP family inorganic anion transporter: MADPLGDRLESALDSMVPITEWLPNYDSPWPRRDVLAGIMVTASVISEGLTSVSPANMPPVTGLYAGLLATAVCVFVGTSRQVVFGPTSALAILLAASVESFATGGTASYAGLVVLSNSY
- a CDS encoding CHRD domain-containing protein, whose translation is MTDNDARSQPRIAPGVHRRKLLALGAATALGTGLGTTATAQSASTAEDDSSASNGLFLSALTGDQQPEPVETTATGGAVVSLSEDGSELEYALLVNAIEDANQAHIHLGAEGESGPAVVWLYPGPDASQPELQEGRSDGILATGTITDEHLIGDLEGESLGALVDEIRNGNAYVNVHTETHPDGEIRGQLVRAEDVAATLQNAGSNGNDVVEPTDVPSDANCAVCNMVPAEYPEWNAQLVHDDSTRAYFCTPGCLTTYYVVPEQFGAPDASITGAWVHDFETRDLIDAFQASFALETDPDRVADPMRLNPLPFVDESDATAYVKQYDDLDDGDVVSIDKFDQDTAELYRGQLLERNEPS
- a CDS encoding DUF1059 domain-containing protein, with the protein product MADAHKLDCESVSDTCRFIIQSEDEEEAVELAQKHMKEIHGQEFTDEELRKEHLQVV